One part of the Caldicoprobacter guelmensis genome encodes these proteins:
- a CDS encoding helix-turn-helix domain-containing protein has translation MANKKEIDNKAIGQRIRDERKKLGLSREEFAEIIGLSDYYVGQLERGERQMSLPVLVKIAKCLHISLDYLIFGKISNAEPSVNEPHDKYTSQSDEELNELLGKCSSKELELIKKLIKVVLPYVNIE, from the coding sequence ATGGCAAACAAAAAAGAAATAGATAACAAAGCAATTGGTCAAAGGATACGTGATGAAAGGAAAAAACTTGGGCTTTCAAGAGAGGAATTTGCAGAGATTATCGGGCTTTCTGACTACTATGTTGGTCAGTTGGAACGAGGCGAAAGGCAAATGAGCTTGCCGGTTTTGGTTAAAATAGCTAAGTGTTTACATATTTCTTTGGATTACCTCATTTTCGGTAAAATTTCTAATGCCGAACCTTCCGTCAACGAACCTCACGATAAGTACACAAGTCAAAGTGATGAAGAGCTAAACGAGCTGCTTGGCAAGTGTTCTTCTAAAGAGCTTGAGCTAATTAAAAAACTTATAAAAGTGGTTCTTCCCTATGTTAACATAGAATGA
- a CDS encoding aspartyl-phosphate phosphatase Spo0E family protein: protein MDAKTSIEITRTLLHNAIEMNMNKEIVFKISQRMDQYIVEYYVKYGGLKGGTEEEKNQ from the coding sequence GTGGACGCCAAGACCAGCATTGAAATAACTCGAACTTTACTTCATAACGCTATTGAGATGAATATGAATAAGGAAATCGTTTTTAAAATAAGCCAGAGGATGGACCAGTACATTGTGGAATATTATGTAAAATACGGGGGTTTAAAGGGTGGAACTGAGGAAGAAAAAAATCAATAA
- a CDS encoding diguanylate cyclase, with product MELRKKKINNATAFIVLILADLSLWFIIPLMDKGYILNYSLIWIFVVVIQVTGKAFFGVWVYKLYKEAYTDILTGLYNRRYFYKRLPNAIMKIPFSLLLIDIDNFKSVNDAYGHVVGDFVLQQFADILRSRARKDDIIARWGGEEFVMALPQTGVDEAFRIADVIRRAVEEHCFCYEGVTCNITVSIGIASIDGKANIDDIEQFFVTADKALYKAKEKRNCITVSKI from the coding sequence GTGGAACTGAGGAAGAAAAAAATCAATAATGCGACTGCGTTCATTGTTTTAATATTGGCCGACTTATCATTATGGTTTATAATACCCTTAATGGACAAAGGATATATTTTGAATTATAGCTTAATATGGATATTTGTTGTGGTGATTCAGGTAACCGGCAAAGCGTTTTTTGGAGTTTGGGTTTATAAGTTGTATAAAGAAGCATATACCGACATACTGACCGGTTTATACAACAGGAGATATTTTTATAAAAGACTACCAAATGCTATAATGAAAATACCTTTTTCTTTGCTTCTTATCGATATCGATAACTTTAAAAGCGTAAACGACGCATACGGGCATGTCGTGGGGGATTTTGTGTTGCAGCAATTTGCTGATATTTTACGAAGTAGAGCAAGAAAGGACGATATTATTGCCCGTTGGGGTGGGGAGGAATTTGTGATGGCTCTGCCTCAGACTGGAGTTGATGAAGCTTTTCGTATTGCGGATGTCATAAGGAGGGCGGTAGAGGAGCATTGTTTTTGCTATGAAGGGGTTACATGCAACATCACTGTAAGCATTGGCATAGCCTCAATTGACGGCAAAGCAAATATTGATGATATAGAGCAATTCTTTGTAACTGCAGATAAGGCTCTTTATAAAGCAAAGGAAAAAAGAAATTGTATAACGGTGAGCAAAATTTAA
- a CDS encoding phosphoribosylformylglycinamidine synthase codes for MSKVRRIFVEKKKGFDVEAQVLYRDLKYNLGIKGLKYVRVINRYDVQGLSDEEYMACRNTIFSEPPVDMVYDEEFPLGDGEQAFAIEYLPGQYDQRADSASQCVQLLTRRERPLCRTAKVIVLGGNVSREELERIKRYCINPIECREASFEKPESLEVEVEPPADVEIIQGFIGWGKDKLSEFIEDRGFAMSVEDMEFCQNYFKNIEKRDPTITELRMLDTYWSDHCRHTTFLTELESIEIEDGKYTRPIKAALESYLDSRKFVYGDKEQDRDICLMDIATIAMKELKKKGMLDDLEESDEINASSIVVDVDVSGKKEQWLVMFKNETHNHPTEIEPFGGAATCLGGAIRDPLSGRAYVYQAMRITGSGDPRTPIEKTLPGKLPQRKITTVAAQGFSSYGNQVGLATGQVAEIYDEGYVAKRMELGAVIGAAPRRNVVRGKPQPGDVVILLGGRTGRDGCGGATGSSKEHDEQSLTKSGAEVQKGNPPTERKIQRLFRNPLVSRLIKKCNDFGAGGVVVAIGELADGLEINLDAIPKKYEGLDGTELAISESQERMAVLVSPEDVEAFISAAAEENLEATPVARVTDEKRVRIWWRGKLIVDISREFLNTNGVKRKSRAVVSASSEEGNFFDKLPEEVSMCDVDIKKAWLNNLERLNVCSQKGLVERFDSTIGAGTVLLPFGGKYQLSPAEGMVAKLPVLEGDTTTGTIMTFGYNPVLAKWSPFHGAVFAIIEAVSKVCALGGDWRRIRFTLQEYFGKPGDDPVKWGKPLAALLGAYWAQIKLSLPSIGGKDSMSGTFKDMDVPPTLVAFAVDTVDVNQVISTEFKKAGSKVVLVPLNRDCNGLPDFEQLKANYTRIHSLIESGKVLAASSVKAGGIAEAISKMCFGNMLGFVFEKVDDLKTLFRPDYGAIILEVPGDEDLAVLFDDIEYKLLGYTDDKPEISVNGVRISLDEALQSWEKPLEDVFPTRLHEEVAPQDNPDMGLFTRGIRQKPKVRIARPRVFIPVFPGTNCEYDTARAFEKAGGVVDVFVIRNLTPQDIEESIEEMVKRIGNSQIIAIPGGFSAGDEPDGSGKFIATTFRNPYIREAVMRLLNERDGLILGICNGFQALIKLGLVPYGEIRDMTEDSPTLTFNTIGRHVSRMVYTKVVSNLSPWFSKVKPGDIHVVAVSHGEGRFIASSQQVAELFRNGQVATQYVDFDGKPTYDIRFNPNGSVMAIEGITSPDGRVLGKMGHSERIGTNVAKNIPGEKDQKIFEAGVEYFM; via the coding sequence ATGAGCAAAGTAAGGCGAATATTCGTTGAGAAAAAGAAAGGTTTTGACGTCGAAGCGCAGGTGCTTTACAGGGATTTAAAGTACAACCTGGGAATAAAAGGCCTGAAGTATGTCAGGGTAATAAACCGGTATGATGTGCAGGGGCTCTCTGATGAAGAGTACATGGCATGCAGGAATACCATATTTTCGGAGCCCCCGGTGGATATGGTATATGATGAGGAATTTCCGCTGGGAGATGGCGAGCAGGCCTTTGCCATAGAGTACCTGCCGGGGCAGTATGACCAGAGGGCTGATTCGGCCAGCCAGTGTGTACAGCTTTTGACTAGGAGAGAAAGGCCTCTGTGCCGTACCGCCAAAGTTATAGTGTTAGGGGGTAATGTATCCAGGGAAGAGCTTGAGAGGATAAAGCGTTACTGCATAAATCCCATCGAGTGCAGGGAGGCCTCTTTCGAAAAGCCGGAATCGCTTGAGGTTGAGGTTGAGCCGCCGGCAGATGTGGAAATCATACAGGGCTTTATCGGGTGGGGTAAAGATAAGCTATCCGAGTTTATAGAGGACAGGGGATTTGCCATGTCTGTGGAGGACATGGAGTTTTGCCAGAATTATTTCAAAAATATCGAAAAACGTGACCCTACCATAACCGAGCTTCGCATGCTGGATACTTACTGGTCTGACCATTGCCGCCACACCACATTTTTAACAGAGCTTGAAAGCATTGAAATTGAGGATGGTAAGTATACCCGTCCGATAAAAGCTGCACTTGAAAGCTATCTAGATTCCAGAAAGTTCGTCTACGGTGACAAAGAGCAGGATAGGGATATTTGCCTTATGGACATAGCCACCATTGCAATGAAGGAGCTTAAAAAGAAGGGCATGCTGGATGACCTGGAGGAATCCGACGAGATAAACGCCAGCAGCATTGTGGTGGATGTGGATGTAAGCGGCAAAAAAGAACAGTGGCTTGTGATGTTCAAAAACGAGACGCACAACCATCCTACAGAGATAGAGCCCTTTGGAGGGGCTGCCACCTGCCTTGGAGGGGCCATAAGGGACCCTCTGTCGGGACGTGCTTATGTGTACCAAGCAATGAGGATTACAGGAAGCGGTGACCCCAGGACCCCCATTGAGAAGACCCTCCCGGGGAAGCTGCCGCAGCGCAAGATAACCACGGTGGCTGCCCAGGGATTCAGCTCATACGGGAATCAGGTGGGACTTGCCACCGGCCAGGTGGCCGAAATATACGATGAGGGGTATGTGGCAAAGAGGATGGAGCTGGGTGCGGTGATAGGTGCTGCACCGAGGCGGAATGTAGTGAGAGGCAAGCCGCAGCCAGGCGATGTAGTGATACTCCTGGGCGGAAGAACTGGCCGTGATGGGTGCGGCGGTGCTACTGGTTCGTCCAAGGAGCACGATGAACAGTCGCTCACAAAGTCGGGTGCCGAGGTCCAAAAGGGGAATCCGCCCACCGAACGAAAAATCCAGAGGCTTTTCAGGAATCCTTTGGTGAGCAGACTTATCAAGAAGTGCAACGACTTTGGCGCCGGCGGTGTGGTGGTGGCTATAGGCGAGCTGGCTGATGGCCTTGAGATAAACCTGGATGCCATACCCAAAAAGTATGAGGGGCTTGACGGTACCGAGCTTGCCATATCCGAATCGCAGGAGAGGATGGCGGTGCTGGTATCGCCTGAGGATGTGGAGGCTTTTATTTCGGCTGCAGCAGAAGAAAACTTGGAAGCCACGCCGGTTGCACGCGTGACTGATGAAAAACGGGTCAGGATATGGTGGCGCGGGAAACTCATAGTGGACATAAGCAGGGAATTTTTGAACACTAACGGGGTCAAAAGGAAGAGCAGGGCGGTGGTATCAGCGTCCTCGGAAGAGGGTAACTTCTTTGACAAGCTGCCTGAAGAGGTGTCGATGTGCGATGTCGATATAAAGAAGGCATGGCTCAACAACCTTGAAAGGCTCAATGTGTGCAGCCAAAAGGGGCTGGTTGAGAGGTTTGACAGCACTATAGGTGCCGGGACGGTGCTTCTGCCCTTTGGTGGGAAATATCAATTAAGCCCTGCCGAAGGCATGGTAGCCAAGTTACCGGTGCTTGAGGGTGATACTACCACAGGCACCATCATGACCTTTGGCTATAATCCTGTATTGGCTAAATGGAGCCCATTCCACGGTGCCGTTTTTGCGATTATAGAGGCTGTTTCAAAGGTGTGCGCTTTGGGCGGAGACTGGCGCCGCATAAGGTTTACCCTTCAAGAATATTTTGGCAAACCGGGGGATGATCCGGTGAAATGGGGGAAACCGCTGGCAGCCTTGCTGGGAGCCTATTGGGCGCAGATAAAGCTGAGCTTGCCCTCAATCGGCGGCAAGGACAGCATGTCAGGGACATTCAAGGATATGGATGTTCCGCCCACGCTTGTGGCCTTTGCGGTGGATACTGTCGATGTAAACCAGGTGATTTCAACCGAGTTTAAAAAGGCGGGCAGCAAGGTTGTTTTGGTGCCGCTTAATAGGGACTGCAATGGGCTGCCGGATTTTGAACAACTTAAAGCCAACTACACAAGAATCCATTCTCTCATAGAATCCGGTAAAGTGCTGGCTGCTTCCTCCGTAAAGGCAGGCGGTATTGCCGAAGCCATAAGCAAGATGTGCTTTGGCAATATGCTGGGGTTTGTGTTTGAAAAGGTCGATGACTTGAAGACTCTTTTCAGGCCCGATTACGGTGCCATCATACTCGAGGTCCCCGGTGACGAGGACCTGGCAGTCCTGTTTGATGATATAGAGTATAAGCTGCTGGGATACACCGATGATAAACCCGAGATAAGCGTGAACGGCGTAAGGATAAGCCTTGATGAGGCTTTGCAGAGCTGGGAAAAGCCGCTGGAGGATGTATTCCCCACCAGGCTTCATGAAGAGGTCGCACCTCAAGACAATCCCGATATGGGGCTATTTACGCGGGGTATACGCCAAAAGCCTAAGGTCAGGATTGCAAGGCCCAGGGTGTTTATACCGGTATTTCCCGGCACAAACTGCGAATACGACACCGCCAGGGCGTTTGAGAAGGCCGGCGGTGTGGTGGACGTCTTCGTGATAAGGAATTTGACTCCGCAGGACATTGAAGAGTCAATAGAGGAGATGGTAAAGCGTATAGGCAATTCGCAGATCATAGCCATACCGGGTGGTTTCAGCGCAGGGGATGAGCCCGACGGTTCGGGCAAATTCATAGCCACTACATTTAGAAATCCGTATATAAGAGAAGCGGTTATGAGGCTTCTAAACGAAAGAGACGGTCTTATTTTGGGTATATGCAATGGCTTTCAGGCGCTCATAAAGCTGGGCCTGGTGCCATATGGAGAGATAAGGGACATGACCGAGGACAGCCCAACCCTTACTTTTAACACCATAGGTCGCCATGTTTCCCGTATGGTGTATACCAAGGTGGTGTCCAACCTTTCACCGTGGTTTTCCAAAGTAAAGCCCGGAGATATCCATGTCGTTGCTGTATCCCACGGCGAGGGCAGGTTTATTGCTTCGTCCCAGCAGGTAGCCGAGCTGTTTAGAAACGGGCAGGTGGCCACCCAGTATGTGGACTTTGATGGGAAGCCCACCTATGATATACGCTTTAATCCAAACGGTTCGGTCATGGCCATAGAAGGTATAACCAGCCCCGATGGGCGTGTGCTGGGTAAGATGGGCCATTCCGAAAGGATAGGCACTAACGTCGCCAAAAATATACCGGGTGAGAAGGACCAGAAGATATTCGAAGCCGGCGTTGAATACTTCATGTAA
- the hisH gene encoding imidazole glycerol phosphate synthase subunit HisH codes for MIAIIDYGMGNLRSVQKAFEYVGYQAVVTQDSQMILNASHVVLPGVGAFGGAIRNLEIAGLIDTIYRVVEDGRPFLGICLGLQLLFERSYEGGLFKGLGLLPGEVKRLPEELNIKIPHMGWNELKHRVSPIFEGLNDPCFVYFVHSYYVEPRVSEHVIGTTFYGIDITVAVNKDNVYGFQFHPEKSGAEGLKMLRNFARLK; via the coding sequence ATGATTGCCATTATAGATTACGGGATGGGCAATTTAAGGAGCGTTCAAAAGGCATTTGAATATGTGGGCTACCAGGCGGTGGTCACCCAGGACTCACAGATGATCTTAAACGCCAGTCATGTGGTGCTTCCGGGGGTTGGAGCGTTTGGAGGTGCCATTCGAAATTTAGAGATAGCCGGATTGATAGACACCATATACAGGGTTGTAGAAGATGGCAGGCCATTTCTTGGAATTTGCCTTGGCCTGCAGTTGCTGTTTGAGAGGAGCTATGAAGGAGGGCTCTTCAAGGGATTGGGGTTGTTGCCAGGGGAGGTTAAGAGGCTTCCTGAGGAGCTTAACATAAAGATACCCCACATGGGCTGGAATGAGTTAAAACACAGAGTGAGTCCGATATTTGAAGGGTTAAATGACCCCTGCTTTGTCTATTTTGTTCATTCATACTATGTTGAGCCAAGGGTTTCCGAGCATGTTATAGGGACTACCTTTTATGGAATTGACATAACGGTGGCGGTCAATAAGGATAACGTATACGGGTTTCAGTTTCATCCCGAGAAAAGCGGAGCCGAGGGTCTGAAGATGCTCAGAAATTTTGCACGGCTTAAATAA
- the hisF gene encoding imidazole glycerol phosphate synthase subunit HisF: MLTKRIIPCLDVDGGRVVKGTNFLNLRDAGDPVEIARLYDQAGADELVFLDITASAEARNIMLDVVARTAEQVFIPLTVGGGIRSLSDFREILKAGADKISINSAAVRNPDLIEEAAIRFGSQCVVVAIDAKRRQDGTGWDVYINGGRINAGKDAVEWALEVERRGAGEILLTSMDADGTKNGYDIDLTRAITQAVNIPVIASGGAGRLEHFYDVIVQGGADAVLAASLFHYGELTIAQVKDYLAERGIPVRR; this comes from the coding sequence ATGCTTACAAAACGCATAATTCCCTGTCTGGATGTTGATGGTGGAAGGGTAGTAAAGGGTACAAACTTCCTCAACCTAAGGGATGCCGGAGATCCGGTCGAAATAGCCAGGCTGTATGACCAGGCCGGTGCCGATGAGCTTGTGTTTCTCGACATTACCGCATCGGCTGAGGCCCGTAACATAATGCTGGATGTGGTGGCCAGGACTGCCGAGCAGGTTTTTATTCCGTTGACAGTGGGCGGTGGTATACGCAGCCTTTCGGATTTCCGGGAGATACTCAAGGCTGGTGCTGATAAGATCTCCATAAACTCTGCAGCCGTGCGCAATCCTGACCTTATAGAGGAAGCGGCTATAAGGTTTGGCAGCCAATGCGTTGTGGTGGCTATAGATGCCAAGAGGCGACAGGATGGTACCGGCTGGGATGTTTACATCAACGGCGGGAGGATAAACGCCGGCAAGGATGCCGTCGAGTGGGCCTTAGAAGTTGAAAGAAGAGGTGCCGGAGAGATACTCTTGACAAGCATGGATGCCGATGGTACCAAGAACGGATATGATATTGACTTAACCCGGGCTATAACGCAGGCAGTCAACATACCCGTTATTGCGTCGGGCGGTGCGGGACGACTGGAGCATTTCTACGATGTGATAGTTCAGGGAGGAGCCGATGCCGTCCTGGCGGCTTCTCTGTTTCATTATGGGGAGCTGACGATTGCTCAGGTAAAGGATTATCTGGCGGAGAGAGGTATACCAGTGAGAAGATAG
- the guaA gene encoding glutamine-hydrolyzing GMP synthase, with the protein MKHEVVLILDFGGQYSQLIARRVREAGVYCEILPFNASIDRIKNLSPKGIIFTGGPASVTEPGAPFCHPEVFDLGLPVLGICYGMQLMSVMLGGEVARAEQREYGKTEVMLDPSSQLFYGIEEETTSWMSHTYYVSKLPEGFRVTARSANCPVAAMENTDKKLYAVQFHPEVEHTVKGKEILKNFLFRICGCAGDWKISSFIEDAVEDIRRKVGDASVLCALSGGVDSSVAALLVHKAVGDRLTCIFVDHGLLRKNEADQVENVFKKRFNMNFIRVDAADRFLSRLAGVVDPEKKRKIIGEEFIRVFEEEAKKLGKIDYLVQGTIYPDVIESGTGNAAVIKSHHNVGGLPVDIDFKGIVEPLRSLFKDEVRNVGRELGLPEEIVSRQPFPGPGLAVRVIGEVTREKLEILREADHIFREEIEKAGLAKNISQYFAVLTDMKTVGVMGDDRTYDYVVALRAVVTTDFMTAQWAKIPYEVLERVSTRIVNEVKHVNRVVYDITTKPPATIEWE; encoded by the coding sequence TTGAAGCATGAAGTGGTGTTGATACTAGATTTTGGAGGGCAGTACAGCCAGCTTATTGCCAGACGGGTAAGGGAAGCCGGCGTATACTGTGAGATATTGCCTTTTAATGCTTCAATTGATAGGATAAAAAACTTGAGCCCCAAAGGAATTATATTCACGGGAGGACCTGCGTCGGTTACCGAGCCGGGAGCGCCTTTCTGCCACCCTGAGGTGTTTGATTTGGGTTTACCTGTGCTGGGAATATGCTACGGCATGCAGCTCATGAGCGTCATGCTGGGCGGGGAGGTTGCAAGAGCCGAGCAGAGGGAGTACGGCAAAACCGAGGTTATGCTTGATCCTTCCAGCCAGCTCTTTTACGGTATAGAGGAGGAGACCACAAGCTGGATGAGCCATACCTATTACGTGAGCAAGCTTCCCGAGGGCTTTAGAGTCACAGCAAGGTCAGCCAACTGTCCTGTGGCAGCTATGGAAAATACAGACAAAAAGCTTTACGCCGTGCAGTTCCACCCCGAAGTTGAGCACACGGTTAAGGGAAAGGAAATTTTGAAAAATTTTTTGTTCAGGATATGCGGATGTGCGGGCGACTGGAAGATCTCATCCTTCATTGAGGATGCCGTTGAGGATATACGCCGGAAGGTGGGAGATGCTTCGGTGCTGTGCGCCCTGTCGGGCGGCGTGGATTCGTCGGTGGCGGCACTGCTGGTGCATAAAGCCGTAGGGGACAGGCTTACCTGCATATTCGTCGACCACGGGCTTTTGAGAAAGAATGAGGCCGACCAGGTTGAGAATGTCTTCAAGAAGAGGTTCAATATGAATTTCATAAGGGTGGATGCAGCCGACAGATTTTTGTCCAGGCTGGCAGGCGTTGTTGACCCTGAAAAGAAGAGAAAGATTATAGGGGAGGAGTTCATAAGGGTTTTTGAGGAAGAGGCGAAAAAGCTTGGGAAGATTGATTATCTGGTACAGGGTACCATATACCCTGATGTGATAGAGAGCGGTACCGGGAATGCGGCGGTGATCAAGAGCCATCACAACGTCGGCGGATTGCCGGTAGACATAGATTTCAAAGGGATTGTCGAACCGCTGCGAAGCCTTTTCAAGGATGAGGTAAGGAATGTGGGAAGGGAACTGGGCCTTCCAGAAGAGATAGTTTCAAGGCAGCCTTTCCCGGGCCCAGGCCTGGCGGTAAGGGTAATAGGCGAGGTGACGAGGGAAAAGCTTGAAATCCTCAGAGAAGCTGACCATATATTCCGTGAGGAAATCGAAAAGGCCGGGCTGGCCAAAAACATAAGCCAGTATTTTGCAGTGCTTACCGATATGAAGACGGTGGGCGTTATGGGGGATGACAGGACATACGACTACGTTGTTGCCCTGAGGGCGGTAGTGACCACCGATTTCATGACGGCACAGTGGGCAAAAATACCATATGAGGTGCTGGAAAGGGTGTCCACCCGGATTGTAAATGAGGTAAAGCACGTAAACAGGGTGGTTTACGATATCACCACAAAACCCCCTGCCACAATCGAGTGGGAATAG
- a CDS encoding type II toxin-antitoxin system Phd/YefM family antitoxin — translation MPHIRPVSDLRNKFAEISRIVHETGEPVFLTKNGYGDMVVMSMEAYEKKLFESEIYFKLKEAELEAKSNDKRFSHEEVFNGLRARLKDKVESDNV, via the coding sequence ATGCCGCATATCAGACCAGTTTCTGACCTGAGAAACAAGTTTGCTGAAATATCCAGAATTGTCCATGAAACTGGCGAGCCGGTATTTTTGACTAAGAATGGGTATGGCGATATGGTCGTGATGAGCATGGAAGCTTATGAAAAAAAATTGTTTGAAAGCGAAATCTACTTTAAACTAAAGGAAGCAGAGCTGGAAGCTAAGTCTAATGATAAACGTTTTTCCCATGAAGAAGTATTTAATGGATTGAGGGCAAGACTTAAGGATAAGGTGGAATCTGATAATGTATGA
- a CDS encoding type II toxin-antitoxin system RelE/ParE family toxin: MYEIRYLPLASKDLADIITYIVDELKSPKAAMDLINALDDAISRLAQFPYSCRVYKTEKPLENEYRVLPVKNYLVFYVVKEQVVEIHRVVYAKMDINKLIK; encoded by the coding sequence ATGTATGAAATTAGATATCTGCCTTTGGCAAGTAAGGATTTGGCTGATATTATAACTTATATTGTAGATGAGTTGAAATCACCGAAAGCAGCAATGGATTTAATTAACGCGTTGGATGATGCAATATCAAGGCTTGCACAGTTTCCATATTCATGTAGGGTGTATAAGACTGAAAAACCCCTTGAAAATGAATATAGGGTGTTGCCTGTGAAAAACTATTTGGTATTCTATGTAGTCAAAGAACAGGTTGTTGAAATTCACAGAGTGGTATATGCTAAAATGGATATAAACAAGCTTATAAAATGA
- a CDS encoding pyruvate kinase alpha/beta domain-containing protein, whose product MESTITYFEEPGRKNTLATLEIAKKRALELGIKKVLVASSHGYTALEAAKVFQGTGIEVIAVSISNSFQDLGWSMTAEQRSKIEKAGVKVLTGLHGLADGVAEGFYGENTPGSVIANTLRMFSQGTKVAVEISIMALEAGLIQPGSEVISIAGTSEGCDTALVVRPAFARKIKDFRICEILCKPRIA is encoded by the coding sequence ATGGAAAGTACCATTACATATTTTGAGGAGCCTGGAAGAAAAAATACCTTAGCCACCCTTGAAATTGCCAAAAAAAGAGCCCTGGAGCTGGGGATCAAGAAAGTACTGGTAGCTTCTTCCCATGGCTATACAGCCCTTGAAGCAGCCAAAGTCTTTCAAGGCACAGGCATTGAAGTTATAGCCGTAAGCATATCCAACAGCTTTCAAGATCTAGGGTGGTCAATGACAGCTGAGCAAAGAAGCAAGATAGAAAAAGCAGGTGTTAAGGTATTAACCGGCCTTCACGGCCTGGCCGATGGTGTAGCGGAAGGTTTTTACGGAGAAAATACCCCAGGAAGCGTCATTGCCAATACTCTGCGCATGTTTTCACAGGGAACAAAAGTAGCAGTTGAAATATCTATCATGGCTCTGGAAGCCGGCCTTATTCAGCCGGGTTCCGAAGTAATCTCTATCGCTGGAACCAGCGAAGGATGCGACACCGCTCTTGTGGTCAGACCGGCTTTTGCAAGAAAAATTAAGGACTTCAGGATATGCGAGATTCTCTGCAAACCTAGAATTGCTTGA
- a CDS encoding sigma factor, whose amino-acid sequence MNQPGELNEFIRTAIEKYSKTVAKTAFAYLKNTVDAEDVTQDVFLTLMQKAPNFLRKCLLGLSLYKH is encoded by the coding sequence GTGAACCAACCGGGAGAACTGAATGAGTTTATCCGGACTGCTATAGAGAAATATTCTAAAACAGTGGCCAAAACTGCCTTTGCCTATTTGAAAAATACTGTAGATGCAGAGGATGTAACCCAGGATGTATTTTTAACGCTTATGCAAAAAGCACCCAATTTCTTACGAAAGTGTCTGTTAGGGTTGTCTTTGTATAAACATTAA
- a CDS encoding arsenate reductase ArsC, which produces MKKRVAFVCVHNSCRSQMAEAWAKKLGSDVLEAYSAGTEEYPEVKPLAVKVMEEAGVDMTGHHPKLLSDIPAQVDILITMGCGVECPYVPCKHREDWGIEDPSGGPIEDYRKARDIIRQKVEELIDRVKRGEL; this is translated from the coding sequence ATGAAAAAGAGAGTGGCGTTTGTGTGCGTGCATAATTCCTGCCGGTCTCAAATGGCAGAGGCCTGGGCAAAGAAATTAGGGAGCGATGTCCTGGAGGCTTATTCAGCCGGGACTGAGGAGTATCCCGAGGTTAAGCCTTTGGCTGTTAAGGTCATGGAAGAAGCGGGGGTGGACATGACGGGGCATCATCCCAAGCTGCTAAGCGACATCCCTGCACAAGTGGATATATTGATAACCATGGGATGCGGTGTGGAGTGTCCCTATGTTCCCTGTAAGCACAGAGAGGATTGGGGCATAGAAGACCCATCAGGTGGTCCCATAGAGGACTACAGAAAGGCAAGGGATATCATCAGGCAAAAGGTTGAGGAACTGATAGACAGGGTAAAGAGAGGTGAGTTGTGA
- a CDS encoding ArsR/SmtB family transcription factor produces the protein MAHMSDKLVAGVFKALAHPIRLQIINLLRAGPLCVCEILPNIDSEQSNASQHLAVLRSQGIVESEREGTKVVYRLKSPEVLQVIELAEKMILRQIEETKILLEEKGELKCQRRGIR, from the coding sequence ATGGCACATATGAGCGATAAATTGGTGGCTGGCGTGTTTAAGGCCCTCGCTCATCCCATAAGGCTGCAAATTATCAATCTGTTGAGAGCGGGACCGCTGTGCGTTTGCGAGATTTTGCCCAATATTGATTCTGAACAGTCAAACGCTTCACAACACCTGGCGGTTTTAAGGAGTCAAGGTATTGTGGAAAGCGAGCGAGAAGGGACCAAGGTGGTTTACAGGCTCAAGAGTCCTGAGGTGTTGCAGGTAATTGAATTAGCAGAAAAGATGATTTTAAGGCAGATTGAGGAAACAAAAATATTATTGGAGGAGAAGGGGGAGCTCAAATGTCAAAGACGTGGTATCCGGTGA
- a CDS encoding ATP-binding protein — translation MSKTWYPVINYEECIECGACLEKCKHGVFKRDGNRPVVVYPEGCVEGCKGCGNLCPVGAIAYVGDAGEDGGSCNCGCSCCG, via the coding sequence ATGTCAAAGACGTGGTATCCGGTGATAAATTATGAGGAATGCATCGAATGCGGTGCCTGCCTTGAAAAATGCAAACACGGCGTGTTCAAGCGCGATGGCAATAGGCCTGTGGTGGTCTACCCTGAAGGATGCGTAGAAGGCTGCAAGGGATGCGGTAACCTGTGTCCAGTGGGAGCAATAGCCTATGTAGGGGATGCCGGCGAGGATGGTGGAAGCTGCAATTGTGGGTGCAGTTGTTGCGGCTGA